Sequence from the Nitrospirota bacterium genome:
AATGCCGATAAAAACAAGAGGGCCTGAGTATGAGGCACGGTCTGGATCCACAGGAGTCAGCCACATCCAGCCATACACGCCTGAGGTTGTAGTGAGCGCTGCCCCAAACAGCCTTTCTGTAATAACATCCATCCAGTTTATCATAATTGTAGGCATGATACCAAGACAAAGACAGGTAAGAGCTGCAAACGCCATCCCGATGCGCATTGTCCAACCAACCTCTGTTACCTTTGGCTGATTATGGCCCCGCCAATTCCCTAAAAATGTAACTCCAAAAACCTTTACAAAACAGGCGGCAGCAAGTGCACCGGTCAGAGCAAGCAGCGATGCTCCAAGCGGTATTAGAAGCTTCATAAGCTGGTTTGGTATAGACGGAGAGAGCAAAAACGCCTGAAAGGTCAGCCATTCGGAAACAAATCCATTAAATGGGGGAAGCGCAGAAATGGATATACAGCCAACAAGAAACAACACAGAAGTCCACGGCATAAAGCGTATGAGTCCTCCCATTTCATCCATGTTCCTTTCATGTGTGGCATGAACAATGGCGCCGGCTCCCATAAACAATAGTCCCTTAAACATCGCATGATTTATTGTATGGTACAAAGCCGCTATAAGGGCAAGAGCTGCCATTTTAGGCAGATGAAGCGAGGTAAATATCATAGAGAGCCCTATCCCTATAAGAATTATTCCTATATTTTCCACTGAATGGTAGGCAAGGAGTTTTTTTAAATCATGCTGCATCAGCGCGTACAGCACGCCCATAACGGCAGAGACCAACCCTAAGATAAGCACCAGAGCGCCCCACCACCATGGATAGACCCGTATGATGTCAAAAGTAATGCGGATTATTCCATATATAGCAACTTTAAGCATCACGCCGCTCATTAAAGCGGAAACATTTGACGGAGCCACCGGATGCGCCTCAGGCAGCCATACGTGAAAAGGTATAACACCGGCTTTAGCTGCAAACCCGGCAAAAGAAAGTAAAAACGCCGCAGTTGCCCATCTGACGGGAAAATCCACTGCTCTCATTGCATCAAACGTGTAACCTGTGAAATTTTCAAAACCTGTTGTAACACCAGCCAGCACACCAAAAGCAAGAAGGATTAAAACGGCTCCTACGTGGGCCATTACCATGTAGAGGTAAGCAGCCCTTCTGTTTTCACTGTGCCCATCCTCAAACATGACCAGAAAGTAGGATGCCCCAGCCATGACCTCCCACGAAATAAGAAAAAACAGGGCATCATCGGCAAGTACCACCATAAACATTGCAGCAATAAAGAGATTATAAAACACTATTAATCTCTTTATCGGCTTACCTGAAGCAAATCCCCTTACGTAGCCTATTGAATAGATTGAGACATAAAATGAAAGTAATCCGACAATACATAGAAAGTATCCGGAGAGCTGATCAAGCCTCACATGAAACGGAAGAGCGGGTAAACCAATTGGCAGCACCAGCTGCTCGGTAAGCCCCTCTGTCACTGACAACACTCCGGCAAAAGAAGTCACTAATGAAGCCAGCGCCGAGACACAAAAAGCGATGTATATCATCAAAGTCCGGTTTTTACCGCTTACAATAACGAATAAGACCGGTAGAATAAACGCTGTGGCAGACGATATTGCTAATTTCACAGGGGATATTAAGGTCAAATCCATAGCGGGTTTCTCATACAAGCGGACTTTTGAATATCTCAGCCTCTTTGTTAAACAAAACGCTGATGGTTTTATCATAAGGTGAAACCTGCTTAACCATGGATAACACCTCTTCATCTTTTAGAAGCCTGAGTAAAACTGACTGTATTCTTAAAAACCTGCGTTCACTTTTAGGGAATATGAAAAACAGGGTATTCACATCTTCGTGGTCTAAAGCTTCAAAAGGTATCGGATTTTGCAAATGGCAAAGAGCTATATAGGAATCCTCGCCAAAGGACACAAATGTTTTTGGATGGGGCAAAGCTACACCATGTCCAACGGCAGTTGAACATAGGTTCTCTCTTTCCATTATAAGACTGAGGAGCTTTCCCGTGTCCATGTCTTGAATCCTTGTCTGGATGTGTTCAAGACAATTTAGAATTACAGATTGTTTTGACCCAGCCGGTATATCGTAATAAATACCGCCTCTTTGTATGAACTCAGCTATCGAGATTATCTCCTCATCCTCGATAGAGGGGGCATCCATTTTAACTTTCTTAGAAAATGACCTGTTATCTTCAAGCCATGAGGCTATCTCATTTTTATCGAACCGCCACTGGCTGCTTACCCGGAAACACGGGATTGTATCGTTACTGATCATCCGGTAGATGGTTTTTTCGGAAACATTTAAAAGTGCTGCCATATCTTTTACTGTCAGGTTCATCGTGTCCTAACATGTCCTCATTTGATACATCGTGTCTATGGTATTCTTTTGATTTATTGTTTGTCAATAGTTTATTTAAAAAAATTATAAGACAGCTATTTTGATATGTTACAATAGAAACAATGGATATTGTTACAGATTATAAAAAATATAAGAAGCTAAACGGTATATTCTTATTGATTGACCTGATTGATTCCACCAGTCAGTTCAATAAAATAAATCAGGACACTATAGGCTTTTTTTTGAAATATTTCTATGCCGAGGTTGCTGAAAGAGCAGAAAAAAACAATTACAAAATTGTTAAAACTATTTATGATGCTGTTGCCATATTCGGAACCGAACGTGAAGGTTTTATCGGTCTTTGCAAAGAGCTGTTTGTTGAAAATCGGATAAGGGATAATTTCGACGTTGAAGTAAAGCTTAGAATTGTTGCCGATTACGGTTTCATCAATTTAGAAATAAATGAAGACGGTGACCCTGTGGATTATCGTGACCCTAAGACAATTGCTCTTTCACGAATGGAAAAGCTCGCTAAAACATGGGAAATTGTAATAACTGAAAACCTGAGCGATGCAATAGAGGATTTATTAACAGATACTAATTCCCCCTTTACAAAAGAATCTTTTAAAATTGAAGCGCGACTCAAAGGTTATGAAGATACATCCAAATATGACACGCTCCACCGTTTAGTAGTAAAAACAAAAGCATGGGGTATAACTTCTATATTATTAAAAAACCGACTCAATAAGCTATTTAACGACTGTCAAGAAATTCCTATTTTTGGAAATCTATACGAGCCCATTAGTATGGAAAAGAATTTTCTGAATTTATCTTTAAGCACTACTGCTAAAAGTGTGCAGGTTCAAACTGGTAGGACACAATCGGGTAATGGCGACATAGATTATAGAATTTTCATAAGAGCTGTAAAAGACGAAAATGCCGTCACCACGGTATCGGCTTCAGACATTTCCGAAAAATATAATAAGGGTTTTATTATGGGGCTGCCCGGCGCCGGTAAAACCACTATTCTAAAATATATGGCCTTTAAAATTTTTAATAAAAATCCCAACGCAATTGTTTTGCTTGTAAGCACAAGGGATTTTACAGACTATATGTTTACCGGCCTTGCTAACAACAATAT
This genomic interval carries:
- a CDS encoding PTS sugar transporter subunit IIA; this encodes MNLTVKDMAALLNVSEKTIYRMISNDTIPCFRVSSQWRFDKNEIASWLEDNRSFSKKVKMDAPSIEDEEIISIAEFIQRGGIYYDIPAGSKQSVILNCLEHIQTRIQDMDTGKLLSLIMERENLCSTAVGHGVALPHPKTFVSFGEDSYIALCHLQNPIPFEALDHEDVNTLFFIFPKSERRFLRIQSVLLRLLKDEEVLSMVKQVSPYDKTISVLFNKEAEIFKSPLV
- the hyfB gene encoding hydrogenase 4 subunit B, whose protein sequence is MDLTLISPVKLAISSATAFILPVLFVIVSGKNRTLMIYIAFCVSALASLVTSFAGVLSVTEGLTEQLVLPIGLPALPFHVRLDQLSGYFLCIVGLLSFYVSIYSIGYVRGFASGKPIKRLIVFYNLFIAAMFMVVLADDALFFLISWEVMAGASYFLVMFEDGHSENRRAAYLYMVMAHVGAVLILLAFGVLAGVTTGFENFTGYTFDAMRAVDFPVRWATAAFLLSFAGFAAKAGVIPFHVWLPEAHPVAPSNVSALMSGVMLKVAIYGIIRITFDIIRVYPWWWGALVLILGLVSAVMGVLYALMQHDLKKLLAYHSVENIGIILIGIGLSMIFTSLHLPKMAALALIAALYHTINHAMFKGLLFMGAGAIVHATHERNMDEMGGLIRFMPWTSVLFLVGCISISALPPFNGFVSEWLTFQAFLLSPSIPNQLMKLLIPLGASLLALTGALAAACFVKVFGVTFLGNWRGHNQPKVTEVGWTMRIGMAFAALTCLCLGIMPTIMINWMDVITERLFGAALTTTSGVYGWMWLTPVDPDRASYSGPLVFIGIVVVCAVTYLLLHVHSGKIRRVPVWDCGFQKLNQKMQYNAISFSMPIRRIFGYMFDIKEQISLSPQQRHPAFPLKSNYYLRIRDRFWGWIYKPIVDIVFLLSRKTGTLQHGRIHLYLIYSFVTIIFLLALL